In Magnolia sinica isolate HGM2019 chromosome 16, MsV1, whole genome shotgun sequence, the genomic window GACTCTGTTTCACAGAGAAGAATGGGAATTTGCCTATGGCAGATAGGCAGCGGATCTGTAATATATCTGTAACTTAACACGAGAGTGAGGAAATCTTGCAGTCAGACCGTCAAGAAAGCCCttggctgtgtttggatgtgcaAATGAATTGAATTGCTCACATTCATTTCAATCAACAGGAAATAACCTCTCCGAGTAGTGATAGTGAGGAAGTTGTTCTCTTGTTGcagttttgtttctttcatttcCAACTTGATTGCAATTCCAttggatagtgcatccaaatgagcTGCTTGACACAGACAACACGGTTTTTTGAATCTAATTGGTAGATGATGATGCTGAATTCCATCTGACAATACAGTTTTCAGTGCATTGCACTAAGAATCAGCAATTCTGTTGTATGGTGCAAACGGAGAACAAAGATTTTAACAAAAAACCCAGTAGCCAGTAATAGATCAGATGCTGAATTCAATCAGACAATAAAATTTAGGCTCATTACACTTATGATTGCAATTCCATTGGATGGTGCATCCAAACCTACCACTTCACTCACACAACACAGTTTTTCACATCTAAGCAAAAACTCAATTACCAGTAAAATCGGTAGATCAGGATGCTAAATTTGATCAGACGATAGAGTTTTCCGCGCATTACACTAATGATTGCAATTCCAttggatagtgcatccaaacacgccacTTAAAACCCAATTGCCAATAAAATAAGCAGATCAGGATGCTGAATTCTGTCACTGAAATCTCTCAAAAGATCTAATACTTCTGCCCAATTCGAAGATCTCAGCTTGCATGAAAACTGTAAATAAACCCGCCTTTCATTCCAATTCAATCATGTAAATATAACACTGTAATCTTTCCACATCACATACATTTACAGAAACTCAGTGGCAATCTTTTACTCTTCTGCCAAAACAAACACCCAATCAACAGTTCTAATTCTGTCTGTAAGCAATATAATCCGCCAGCGAGATCAACGGTGCCGCCTTCTCCGAATCGAATCCCAGCAGCTGATCCTTTGCTTGTTGATTCAGCTCTTCTGCAAGCTCCTTCGATCGCTCAAGGCCTAGAAGCTTCGGATAAGTGACTTTATCAGCTGTAAGATCCTTCCCTGCTGTCTTCCCCAATTCATCTGATGACTTCGTGACATCAAGAATGTCATCCACCACCTGAAATAGCAACCCGATACACTTCGCATATTTCCTCAATTTCTCAAtctcttcatgggacccacctcccaaGATGCCCCCCATCACGACCGACCCTTCCAGCAGCGCCCCTGTCTTGTGCAAGTGGATGAGTTCAAGATGGTCCAAACCAACATCCTGCATTCCTTCCGAGCTGATATCGACGATCTGCCCTGCTGCCAGTCCGTCCCCCCCAATAGTCCTGGCCAGCTCCCCGACTGCTCGGACAATTCGATCGGATGGGATGCCCAGCGTGGATGCTGCAATGTGCTCGAAGGCGAAAACCAGCATGGCGTCGCCCGCCAGGACGGCGACATCCTCACCAAACACCTTGTGATTGGTGGGCTTCCCGCGCCGCAGATCATCATCGTCCATGTATGGAAGATCATCATGCATCAATGACATGGTGTGGATCATCTCAGCGGCACAGGCCGAGGGCATTGCCACCGCCTCATCGCCGCCGACAAGCTCGCACGCAGCAATGCAGAGCAGCGGACGGATGCGCTTCCCGCCCGCGAGGAGCGAATACCGCATCGAATTATAGATAATCTCCGGCGCCTGCGCCGGTACTGCCATGTCCAGGGCCTTATTTACAGAATTGCCCTTCTGGAGCATGTAGCTCTTAAAATCAAAGCCTGAGACGGACCGGGGGGTGTTTTGGTAATTTGggtctttctcttcttcttctttcgtgTGTTCTTTTGTAAGGGGGATTGCAGAAATGGAGGTTTTGGGGGAGGGTCTTTTTGTAAAAATCGAAACTTTGGAGATATGGGATGTAGGTGTTGAAGCTCTGCTTCTGCGCTGATTAAACATCGAGcaggtttggaattttgattcgcTTGCATGGTTAAAGATCGAGCATGTATGAGGAATCAGAGCCCAAGaagccatctctctctccctcttgaaTCCAGTATGTTTTtttgaagcggattggccggGGTAGCACGcaccagatatatagctggtgtaggtacgtgtcgtgccaagacgagcgttgacgctcgagctgcgagttgtacaaacggttcaaaggagatcaaagttacatggccccgcaatgatgtatttattatatccacaccgttcatccactttttcagatcattttagagtattatccaaaaactaaatcatatccaaagatcaattgggtCACACCACAAATGGCAGCCGtgaaatgattttcaccgttaaaaattttgtagagtccatcataaattttattttccatccaatctgttaacaacgtaaaaaagacctggatgaagagtacaAAATTTttttgatattgatccaaaacttcggtgaaactcaaaagggtttcaattgcagacattcaatcccccactgcttgcTTTAGCGTGGTCCAATTGATTGttagatatgttttatttttcgtctcaagccttaagaagagctcaaaaaatggatagacggtttggatataacaaatacctcatgatggactCACAGAACTTGTGACGTATGGTGTGTCgtataccagctatatagctggtgtatggttcaccagccaatccgcttcagtTTTTTTTTACCAAAGCACAACAGTTTATACGGACTTGGATTCGGTAGTCATCCCTCCAGCACCGATGCCTGGTCAGTGCtggaaaagctccgtgggccctacaatgatgtggtgtggaccacaccacaggaaacagtggtgattaaacacccaccattaaaactttcttggagccacataagttttgtataAAGCTTGTAtaaagctgatgtttatgttttccttttatggAAGCGGACTGACTGGTAGGtaagtgtcgtgcgaagacaagcgctgacgctcctggatctccgagttgcacgaacggttcaaaggagatcaaagttatacggCCCcaaagtaatgtatttattatatccacacagctaaattcttttttgagattattttagagcattatccagaaAATAATCACATCCAAatgttaaatggaccacaccacaaatagcagtggggataatgattttcacggttaaaaaattcttagggcccactgtaacgtttgttttctatccaatctgttcattaggtcacagaGACTAGGATGatgaggaaaacaaatttcatattgatccaaaacttctatgacccctaaaagggtttcaatggtagatgtttaatcccccgtagctttttttagtgtggtccacttgatagttagatctgtcttatttttagtctcaagccttaaaacgagctcccCAAATGAataggcggtttggatataacacatacctcatgattacacccacggaacttgttgacgttaatacaccagctatatagttggtgtatggtgcaccaaccaatccgcttccctttatccatgtctgtgtagaGCTGGGTATATTTGACCCGATCCGATCtgttccgaaccgaaccgacagCCTGAATCAGTGCGGATCGGGTAGGGTCATTCAGATCCGACATTTCGAATCGAGATCAGATTACGAtcaatccagaccgatccgatccgacccgatccggagtgGTTCTTATCAGTAATTCTACTACTTTTCCAGTAGTATAGTCCaattagagctttggatatgcatcaattttgggttcaaccacttaaacgatctggaaaaatgaatggatggtgttgataaaccgtatgcattcacgatgggccccaacAGAATCTAGTTAGTATAATAAGAAGAGGTTTGTTGGTGTTCCAtatacacagctatatagctgttgtaggatAGGATAGCTAATccaggctataggttatagctgGAGGTGCGTGTCATGTGAAGACAAGCATTGACGCtccctcgagctccaagttgtacgaacggttcaaaggagatcaaagttaaatgggcctcatagtgatgtatttattatatctacaccgttcatttatttttagagattattttagaacattatccaaaaaatgaatcatatccaaagatcatgtggaccacaccacaaatagcagcggagataatgattttcaccactaaacaatttgtaggacccaccataacgattattttccatccaatttgttcataaggtcacaaagacctgaattaagaggtaaaacaaatttcaaattgatccaaaacttctgtgaggcttgtgaccccaaaaaggctttcaacggtagacgttcaatcctcattgtttttttcagtgtggtccacctaatggttagatctaccttatttttcgtctcaagccttaaaactagctcgccaaatggatggacggtttggatataacacatgttccatgatcagacccacagaacttgctaacataaAGGCAGCAATGTAGGCACTTTCGTGCACGGCATACGCTgttgtaacatcttggattttcactgttttggattttcaaaaagccttgaaattttttttattaattaacttataatatcacttaatgaccattagcactcaatgttagtttatacaggggtgataccaataaagaactgcacaagtccgattaatcagccttAGGAAGCCAATAaattcgcccgatcacttgaacatcagttgtagccccatgatttactcacataggacccaaatctaaccgacccatcgctaactaatcaagaaaatcataactaaattaaagatctaaccgaagctgaTTCAGATAAGGCCCGAATCTTCGCTAATAGACCAAATGAATCCCTTtattcttttagcctaaaaccaacagCTTGGAGTAATCataaccaaatctccactttcactagttataaataggccacactatgaacatagttaatccaaatcctaatcagtgcccacgaaaaatctcaatacctaattcattctagaaatgccccgattctccaaacaagctctagaccgctcattggtgggccactagttccaaaactataaaataatatccatcttactgggcttgacgcccatcgcaAGAGTCGGACCGGGGTACTGTCCAGAATCGCTCAACTTAAGACGAAGGACGagtacatgagaagtgcaaataccctaaagaaaggagctggaacttaagtgaattgagttgtccactcttatgcaaagttgaagatttcaaatcatcgatttgcgaccaaacttcactcgtgaagtaaggatatttctcttcCCATATTTGTATAGCTGTGGcctcgatcgactatcggtgatcgttgaacagacttttaatcatatctgtcgatcggtggGTCTAAATGGTCGGCCGATTGTGTCTGtgcgtagatcatcactagggccaactatccaatggTGGGTATTGActcctacaccccatagtgggccctagaggctagaaaatcctcccatagggttagta contains:
- the LOC131229308 gene encoding geranylgeranyl pyrophosphate synthase, chloroplastic-like, whose translation is MASWALIPHTCSIFNHASESKFQTCSMFNQRRSRASTPTSHISKVSIFTKRPSPKTSISAIPLTKEHTKEEEEKDPNYQNTPRSVSGFDFKSYMLQKGNSVNKALDMAVPAQAPEIIYNSMRYSLLAGGKRIRPLLCIAACELVGGDEAVAMPSACAAEMIHTMSLMHDDLPYMDDDDLRRGKPTNHKVFGEDVAVLAGDAMLVFAFEHIAASTLGIPSDRIVRAVGELARTIGGDGLAAGQIVDISSEGMQDVGLDHLELIHLHKTGALLEGSVVMGGILGGGSHEEIEKLRKYAKCIGLLFQVVDDILDVTKSSDELGKTAGKDLTADKVTYPKLLGLERSKELAEELNQQAKDQLLGFDSEKAAPLISLADYIAYRQN